A region of Mauremys mutica isolate MM-2020 ecotype Southern chromosome 2, ASM2049712v1, whole genome shotgun sequence DNA encodes the following proteins:
- the LOC123365076 gene encoding interleukin-36 receptor antagonist protein-like isoform X1, with the protein MQTQLPCLRPSAPPRERNLTAPCSFPSDPEGPVSAAGSASTHMPPRSLQDTTGTGHTSPAWPGAGRTPGPYSQPGNSDLVDLFNKFFKQGFTIMTVPGPSLFTLRDTSQKVVRCHHKRLVASPQTANARPEKISVVPNQFMDPSHFPIIMGVDGGTRCLSCGTSAQPTLMLEDKKIMDLYKNSREAKRFTFTCSTTGSTHRFESVAFPGWYLSTSPRNDQPLRVTNRLGEAEITNFYFKKV; encoded by the exons ATGCAGACGCAGCTCCCATGTCTGAGACCCTCGGCTCCCCCAAGGGAGAGAAATCTCACGGCTCCTTGTTCTTTCCCCAGTGACCCTGAGGGCCCCGTCTCCGCAGCAGGATCAGCCTCCACACACATG CCACCGCGCTCCCTCCAGGACACGACAGGCACCGGGCACACGTCCCCAGcatggccaggagctgggaggaCGCCGGGACCCTATTCCCAGCCTGGCAACAGCGACCTGGTGGATCTGTTCAACAAGTTCTTTAAACAGG GATTTACCATCATGACCGTGCCAGGGCCCAGCCTCTTCACCCTACGTGACACCAGCCAGAAAGTCGTCCGCTGCCACCACAAACGCCTCGTGGCCTCCCCTCAAACCGCCAACGCCCGTCCAG AGAAGATCAGCGTGGTGCCCAACCAGTTCATGGACCCCAGCCATTTCCCCATCATTATGGGCGTCGACGGAGGGACTCGCTGTCTGTCCTGCGGCACTTCGGCCCAGCCCACCCTCATGCTGGAG GACAAGAAAATCATGGACTTGTACAAGAACAGCCGGGAAGCCAAGCGTTTCACCTTTACCTGCTCTACCACCGGCAGCACGCACCGCTTCGAGTCGGTCGCCTTCCCGGGATGGTACCTGAGCACGTCCCCCAGAAACGACCAGCCCCTCCGGGTGACCAACCGCCTCGGCGAGGCTGAAATCACCAACTTCTACTTTAAGAAAGTTTAA
- the LOC123365076 gene encoding interleukin-36 receptor antagonist protein-like isoform X2 has product MQTQLPCLRPSAPPRERNLTAPCSFPSDPEGPVSAAGSASTHMPPRSLQDTTGTGHTSPAWPGAGRTPGPYSQPGNSDLVDLFNKFFKQEKISVVPNQFMDPSHFPIIMGVDGGTRCLSCGTSAQPTLMLEDKKIMDLYKNSREAKRFTFTCSTTGSTHRFESVAFPGWYLSTSPRNDQPLRVTNRLGEAEITNFYFKKV; this is encoded by the exons ATGCAGACGCAGCTCCCATGTCTGAGACCCTCGGCTCCCCCAAGGGAGAGAAATCTCACGGCTCCTTGTTCTTTCCCCAGTGACCCTGAGGGCCCCGTCTCCGCAGCAGGATCAGCCTCCACACACATG CCACCGCGCTCCCTCCAGGACACGACAGGCACCGGGCACACGTCCCCAGcatggccaggagctgggaggaCGCCGGGACCCTATTCCCAGCCTGGCAACAGCGACCTGGTGGATCTGTTCAACAAGTTCTTTAAACAGG AGAAGATCAGCGTGGTGCCCAACCAGTTCATGGACCCCAGCCATTTCCCCATCATTATGGGCGTCGACGGAGGGACTCGCTGTCTGTCCTGCGGCACTTCGGCCCAGCCCACCCTCATGCTGGAG GACAAGAAAATCATGGACTTGTACAAGAACAGCCGGGAAGCCAAGCGTTTCACCTTTACCTGCTCTACCACCGGCAGCACGCACCGCTTCGAGTCGGTCGCCTTCCCGGGATGGTACCTGAGCACGTCCCCCAGAAACGACCAGCCCCTCCGGGTGACCAACCGCCTCGGCGAGGCTGAAATCACCAACTTCTACTTTAAGAAAGTTTAA